The following coding sequences are from one Devosia yakushimensis window:
- a CDS encoding carbohydrate ABC transporter permease has product MTINAEASGPRPRSFFTPTRIITYGIIIVAALYYLLPLYVMITTSLKGLPEIRWGNIFAPPLEVTFEPWVKAWTSACTGLTCNGLAPGFWNSVKITLPSTVVSVFVAAVSGYALVNWRFKGSEFFFTVLLLGSFIPYQVMLYPLVMITAQMKIFGTLWAVILIHTIFGMPILTLLFRNYFASLPQELFKAARVDGAGFWRIFFQIMVPMSLPIFAVAIILQVTGIWNDFLFGVVFAGTQNYPMTVQLNNIVNSVQGVREYNVNMAATILTAAVPLIVYFVSGKWFVRGIAAGAVKG; this is encoded by the coding sequence ATGACCATAAATGCAGAAGCCAGCGGACCCCGCCCGCGCTCATTCTTTACCCCCACGCGGATCATCACCTACGGCATCATTATCGTGGCAGCGCTCTACTATCTGCTGCCGCTCTACGTGATGATCACTACCTCGCTCAAGGGCCTGCCTGAAATCCGTTGGGGCAACATCTTCGCCCCGCCCCTCGAAGTCACATTCGAGCCCTGGGTCAAGGCCTGGACCAGCGCCTGTACGGGCCTGACCTGTAACGGTCTGGCGCCCGGGTTCTGGAACTCGGTCAAGATCACGCTGCCCTCCACCGTCGTCTCGGTGTTCGTTGCCGCCGTCAGCGGCTATGCGCTGGTCAATTGGCGGTTCAAGGGCTCCGAATTTTTCTTCACCGTGCTGCTGCTCGGCTCGTTCATTCCCTACCAGGTAATGCTCTATCCTCTGGTGATGATCACCGCGCAGATGAAGATTTTCGGCACGCTCTGGGCCGTCATCCTGATCCACACCATTTTCGGCATGCCGATCCTGACCCTGCTGTTCCGCAATTATTTTGCGTCCCTGCCGCAGGAATTGTTCAAGGCGGCACGTGTCGATGGGGCAGGGTTCTGGCGGATTTTCTTCCAGATCATGGTCCCCATGTCGCTGCCGATCTTTGCGGTGGCCATCATCCTGCAGGTCACTGGCATCTGGAACGACTTCCTGTTCGGCGTCGTCTTCGCCGGCACGCAGAACTATCCGATGACCGTCCAGCTCAACAATATCGTCAACTCCGTCCAGGGCGTACGCGAATACAACGTCAACATGGCCGCCACCATTCTCACGGCCGCCGTTCCGCTGATCGTCTACTTCGTTTCTGGCAAATGGTTCGTGCGCGGCATCGCCGCTGGCGCGGTGAAGGGATAA
- a CDS encoding carbohydrate ABC transporter permease, with amino-acid sequence MVAIVLIVFIGCTLWTIWFSFTDSRALPNGAFIGFDQYERLFNTRRWRISATNLLTYGMFSLVFTMVVGFVLAVLMDQRIRFEDGFRTIFLYPFALSGIVTGLVWQWIMNPTLGLQSTMRGLGWTNFTFDWITNTDMVLYALLIAGLWHGTGFVMVLMLAGLRSVDGEIWKAARVDGIPTWRTYLQIVLPMMRGVVVTTLVIVCSGIVRTYDLVVALTNGGPGLSSEVPAKYVINYMFAAGNLGQALAASTVMLLTVFVLLIPWFIVEFGPKKNA; translated from the coding sequence ATGGTTGCCATCGTGCTCATCGTCTTTATCGGCTGCACGCTGTGGACCATCTGGTTTTCCTTTACCGATTCCCGTGCATTGCCCAATGGCGCCTTTATCGGCTTCGATCAGTATGAGCGCCTGTTCAACACGCGCCGCTGGCGCATTTCGGCGACCAACCTGCTGACCTACGGCATGTTCTCGCTCGTCTTCACCATGGTGGTGGGCTTTGTGCTCGCCGTGCTCATGGATCAGCGCATCCGCTTCGAAGACGGTTTCCGCACCATTTTTCTTTATCCATTCGCCCTGTCCGGCATCGTGACCGGTCTGGTCTGGCAGTGGATCATGAACCCCACTTTGGGCCTGCAATCGACCATGCGCGGCCTGGGCTGGACCAATTTTACCTTCGACTGGATCACCAATACCGACATGGTGCTTTACGCACTGCTCATCGCCGGCCTCTGGCACGGCACGGGCTTTGTCATGGTGCTCATGCTAGCCGGCCTGCGCAGCGTCGATGGTGAAATCTGGAAAGCCGCCCGCGTTGACGGCATTCCCACCTGGCGCACCTATCTGCAGATCGTGCTGCCCATGATGCGCGGCGTCGTCGTGACCACCCTGGTGATCGTCTGTTCGGGCATTGTCCGCACTTATGACCTGGTGGTGGCGCTCACCAATGGCGGCCCCGGTCTCTCCTCCGAAGTGCCCGCCAAATATGTCATCAACTACATGTTTGCCGCCGGCAATCTCGGCCAGGCGCTCGCCGCATCCACCGTGATGCTGCTGACCGTCTTCGTCCTTCTCATCCCGTGGTTCATCGTCGAATTCGGCCCCAAGAAGAACGCGTAG
- a CDS encoding ABC transporter substrate-binding protein, whose product MKKFAVAATLAAALMCSAAPQAAELEVTHWWTSGGESAAVAEFARLFDATGNKWVDSALAGSGTGANPVIISRILGGNPMGATQMNTGRDAEELIKAGLIRDLTPIAQEEGWADFFADQKLLDACTYDGKIYCVPINIHSWHWLWLSDTAYKNAGLETPKDWNEYVASFPALREKGIIPFGLAAGWPLNGIPGVLLADVGGADLYLKVNQDHDAEAVRSPEFRKVAEAWAAVRDVVDPAEVVPQFADVANQLIAGEAAGNIHGDWIQGEFALAGAVPGTDYECLPGLGLSNRIEGGGDAFYFPQLPEGTAQDVLDAQVTLAKLLVSPEAQVAFNLKKGSMPIRTDIDMSSANDCMKKAIDILKGPDGLLPGGETLNSSDTQAQLDDLNQEFFADKSYPIDDYIEAYAQIIESAD is encoded by the coding sequence ATGAAGAAATTTGCCGTGGCTGCCACTCTGGCGGCCGCCTTGATGTGTTCGGCTGCGCCGCAGGCTGCTGAGCTCGAAGTTACGCATTGGTGGACGTCAGGCGGTGAATCCGCTGCCGTTGCCGAATTTGCCCGCCTGTTCGATGCCACCGGCAACAAGTGGGTCGATAGCGCGCTGGCCGGCTCCGGCACTGGCGCCAATCCGGTCATCATCAGCCGCATTCTGGGCGGCAATCCGATGGGCGCCACCCAGATGAATACCGGCCGTGACGCCGAAGAACTCATCAAGGCCGGTCTGATCAGGGACCTGACCCCGATTGCCCAGGAAGAGGGCTGGGCCGACTTCTTCGCCGACCAGAAACTGCTCGATGCCTGCACCTATGACGGCAAGATTTACTGCGTGCCGATCAACATCCACTCCTGGCACTGGCTCTGGCTGAGCGACACCGCCTACAAGAATGCGGGTCTCGAAACGCCCAAGGACTGGAACGAATATGTCGCTTCCTTCCCCGCTTTGCGCGAAAAGGGCATCATTCCCTTCGGTCTGGCCGCCGGCTGGCCGCTGAACGGCATTCCGGGCGTGTTGCTGGCTGACGTTGGCGGCGCCGATCTCTACCTCAAGGTCAACCAGGATCACGATGCCGAGGCTGTCCGCAGCCCCGAATTCCGCAAGGTTGCCGAAGCCTGGGCCGCTGTCCGTGACGTGGTCGATCCCGCCGAAGTGGTGCCGCAATTCGCCGACGTGGCCAACCAGCTGATCGCTGGCGAAGCCGCCGGCAATATCCATGGCGACTGGATCCAGGGCGAATTCGCGCTGGCCGGCGCCGTCCCCGGCACCGATTATGAATGCCTGCCGGGCCTGGGCCTTTCCAACCGCATCGAAGGCGGTGGCGACGCATTCTACTTCCCGCAACTGCCAGAAGGCACGGCGCAGGACGTTCTGGACGCACAGGTGACGCTGGCCAAGCTGCTGGTCTCGCCGGAAGCCCAGGTTGCCTTCAACCTCAAGAAGGGCTCCATGCCGATCCGTACCGACATCGACATGTCGTCGGCCAACGATTGCATGAAGAAGGCCATCGACATCCTCAAGGGACCGGACGGCCTGCTGCCCGGTGGCGAAACCCTGAATTCGAGCGATACCCAGGCGCAGCTGGACGACCTCAACCAGGAATTCTTCGCCGACAAGTCCTACCCGATCGATGACTATATCGAGGCTTACGCCCAGATCATCGAGTCCGCCGACTAA
- a CDS encoding LacI family DNA-binding transcriptional regulator: MNEFKKTPTIQDVARVAQVSSATVSRALTSPERVSEATRERITEAVLATGYTVNQMARSLRLRAAKTILIAIPNIGNPFYSTILDAVVQDAAERGYGVLVANRLGGDPTRGLKDYFYSNRADGLLLFDASLDLEALQDLPLVRGNRPLVLSCDDIPDAPLDMVMTDNREAVETAVQHLIGLGHTKIGTVRSRTTPNVPSERHAGFELAMQRAGLPIRQEWVWQGDHAIAGGIAAAESWLALDERPTALFCGNDETAIGFISRLRRAGVECPRDVSVIGFDDIAVAEHLSPALTTMRQPRHQMGKVATALLLDILEGPAGERPPIRHVLKSELVIRTSTSAPPA; encoded by the coding sequence ATGAACGAATTTAAAAAAACGCCGACAATTCAAGATGTTGCGCGCGTAGCCCAGGTTTCGTCGGCAACGGTGAGCCGCGCACTGACCTCACCTGAGCGTGTTTCGGAGGCGACGCGGGAGCGCATAACCGAGGCTGTGCTCGCGACCGGCTATACGGTGAACCAGATGGCGCGCTCGCTGCGGCTGCGCGCGGCCAAAACCATCCTTATCGCCATCCCCAATATCGGCAATCCGTTCTATTCGACGATTCTCGATGCCGTGGTGCAGGATGCGGCCGAGCGCGGCTATGGCGTGCTGGTGGCCAACAGGCTCGGCGGCGATCCGACGCGCGGGCTCAAGGACTATTTCTATTCCAACCGCGCGGACGGCCTCTTGCTGTTCGATGCCTCATTGGACCTTGAGGCGCTGCAGGATCTGCCGCTGGTGCGGGGCAACAGGCCACTCGTGCTCTCCTGCGACGACATTCCCGATGCGCCGCTGGACATGGTGATGACCGATAACAGGGAAGCCGTGGAAACGGCCGTGCAGCATCTGATCGGGCTGGGCCATACGAAAATCGGCACGGTGCGCAGCCGCACCACACCCAATGTGCCCAGCGAGCGCCATGCCGGTTTCGAGCTGGCCATGCAGCGCGCGGGCCTGCCGATCCGGCAGGAATGGGTCTGGCAGGGCGATCACGCCATTGCCGGCGGCATAGCGGCGGCCGAATCGTGGCTGGCGCTGGACGAGCGCCCCACCGCGCTGTTTTGCGGCAATGACGAGACGGCGATCGGCTTTATTTCGCGACTGCGCCGGGCGGGGGTCGAGTGCCCGCGCGATGTGTCGGTCATCGGCTTTGACGATATCGCGGTGGCCGAGCATCTCTCCCCTGCCCTCACCACCATGCGGCAGCCGCGCCACCAGATGGGCAAGGTTGCGACCGCGCTGTTGCTCGACATTCTTGAGGGCCCGGCGGGCGAGCGGCCGCCGATACGGCACGTGCTCAAATCCGAGCTCGTCATTCGCACCAGCACGTCCGCGCCACCGGCTTGA
- a CDS encoding ABC transporter ATP-binding protein, producing MAKVLIDKVTKSFGAVNVIRGVSVDIEDGQFVALVGPSGCGKSTLLRMVAGLEDITGGEIRIGDRVVNDLPPKKRDIAMVFQSYALYPHMTVASNMAFSLDLAKVDKAERDRKVNAAADMLGLTPLLDRYPRQLSGGQRQRVAMGRALVRAPAVFLFDEPLSNLDAKLRVQMRAELKELHQRVRTTTVYVTHDQVEAMTMADKIVVMRDGVIEQIGSPLELYDQPANLFVAGFIGSPSMNFITGRMDDNGFTSDGGVPLTGLTGPSHATTFGIRPEHIQLGGDIELRVSVVEPMGSETVIIGKLAGHQMMAVFRERVAIAPGDTIGVTLSYAQGHFFDSDGRRILPPATN from the coding sequence ATGGCCAAGGTTCTGATCGACAAGGTCACCAAGTCATTTGGGGCGGTGAACGTTATTCGGGGTGTCTCGGTCGACATCGAGGACGGCCAGTTCGTCGCTCTCGTGGGACCATCAGGTTGCGGGAAATCCACCTTGCTGCGGATGGTCGCCGGCCTCGAGGACATAACCGGCGGCGAGATCAGGATCGGGGATCGGGTGGTCAACGATCTGCCGCCCAAAAAGCGCGACATCGCCATGGTGTTCCAAAGCTATGCGCTCTACCCGCACATGACCGTTGCGTCCAATATGGCTTTTTCGCTCGACCTGGCAAAAGTCGACAAGGCCGAGCGCGACCGCAAGGTGAACGCCGCTGCCGACATGCTCGGCCTGACGCCGCTGCTCGACCGATACCCCCGCCAGCTCTCCGGCGGCCAGCGTCAACGTGTCGCCATGGGCCGCGCCCTGGTCCGGGCGCCAGCGGTCTTTCTGTTCGACGAGCCCCTGTCCAATCTCGATGCCAAGCTGCGCGTCCAGATGCGCGCCGAACTCAAGGAGCTGCATCAACGCGTCCGCACCACCACCGTCTATGTCACCCATGATCAGGTGGAGGCCATGACCATGGCGGACAAGATCGTGGTCATGCGGGACGGAGTGATCGAACAGATCGGCTCCCCACTCGAACTCTATGACCAGCCGGCTAACCTGTTTGTCGCCGGGTTCATTGGCTCCCCGTCCATGAACTTCATAACGGGACGGATGGACGATAATGGATTTACCTCGGACGGCGGCGTCCCGCTCACCGGTCTCACGGGCCCGAGCCATGCAACGACCTTCGGCATTCGACCCGAGCATATCCAGCTCGGCGGCGACATCGAGCTGCGCGTCTCCGTGGTCGAACCGATGGGTTCGGAAACGGTGATCATCGGCAAGCTGGCTGGCCACCAGATGATGGCAGTCTTCCGCGAGCGCGTCGCCATAGCGCCAGGCGACACGATCGGCGTGACGCTCTCCTATGCCCAAGGTCACTTCTTCGACAGCGATGGCCGCCGCATACTGCCGCCGGCAACCAACTGA
- a CDS encoding SMP-30/gluconolactonase/LRE family protein, with protein sequence MEASNPGSAFSAVPLDGPRSLFGESPFFDPRDGSIIHVDTLGQIIQHRPDGSWIIWETQEDISFAIPSVLGGFLVGLAERGICRFKPDDNSFEPLDTALPAGHQSNDATLDAIGRVIFGTRSQDKRAFDGTLIVHDAQGSRIVADGFGLINGLAVDAAAGRLWVADTHPDIQKVWTYEYDLATGALGARHLIFDFHERRGRPDGAALDADGNLWLAEIGGSALVCLSPEGPVLQDITLPVSMPTKPCFDGRGRLVVTTASRGIDLAQEQAAGHLLSLDIAGTPITAIAAV encoded by the coding sequence ATGGAAGCTAGCAATCCCGGCTCAGCTTTTTCAGCCGTACCGCTCGATGGCCCGCGATCATTGTTTGGCGAGAGCCCATTTTTCGATCCGCGCGATGGCTCGATTATCCATGTCGATACTTTGGGACAGATTATTCAACATCGGCCAGACGGCAGCTGGATAATCTGGGAGACCCAAGAGGACATTTCCTTTGCCATCCCCTCGGTGCTCGGCGGCTTCCTCGTGGGGCTGGCCGAACGCGGGATTTGCCGTTTCAAGCCAGACGACAATTCCTTCGAGCCGCTAGACACCGCGCTACCTGCAGGCCACCAAAGCAACGACGCCACGCTAGATGCCATAGGCCGGGTCATATTCGGCACGCGCTCCCAGGATAAGCGCGCTTTTGATGGCACATTGATCGTCCACGATGCGCAAGGCAGCCGGATCGTTGCCGATGGTTTCGGTCTGATCAATGGCCTTGCTGTTGACGCGGCAGCAGGCCGCCTCTGGGTTGCCGACACACATCCCGACATACAGAAGGTTTGGACCTACGAATACGATCTCGCTACCGGCGCGCTTGGCGCGCGGCATTTGATATTTGACTTCCACGAGCGCCGCGGCCGCCCGGACGGCGCAGCCCTTGATGCTGACGGCAACCTCTGGCTGGCCGAGATCGGCGGCAGCGCCCTGGTCTGCCTGTCGCCAGAGGGCCCTGTCCTGCAGGACATAACCCTGCCGGTCAGCATGCCAACCAAACCTTGTTTCGACGGACGCGGACGCCTCGTGGTGACGACCGCGTCACGGGGCATCGACCTCGCCCAGGAACAAGCCGCCGGCCATCTGCTCTCGCTCGACATAGCAGGCACACCAATAACCGCCATTGCGGCAGTCTAG
- a CDS encoding SDR family NAD(P)-dependent oxidoreductase: MFKAFDLTGRRALITGADSGIGQAIALGLAAHGADLVLHYLNNSTGAEQLAGEIRALGRRAECIAQDLTSPGGIDTLAASAGVVDILVLNAGVERRKPWTEVTPADFEQGTEVNLLANVRLLQLFVPPMQERGWGRVLSIGSIQQQRPHLESLVYASTKTAMLHIMRNLARHAAPHGVTLNNLAPGATRTPKSDARYEDAAFRDRVIQKIPAAREGRPEDLVGAAILLCSDAGAYITGADLFVDGGRSLFDGS, from the coding sequence GTGTTCAAAGCTTTTGACCTCACCGGCCGGCGTGCCTTGATCACCGGTGCCGATAGCGGCATCGGTCAGGCCATCGCGCTTGGCTTGGCCGCGCACGGTGCCGATCTTGTGCTGCACTATCTCAACAATAGTACAGGCGCCGAGCAGCTTGCCGGTGAAATCCGGGCGCTGGGCCGGCGAGCTGAGTGCATCGCTCAGGATCTGACCTCGCCAGGTGGTATTGATACTCTGGCCGCGTCTGCCGGCGTGGTCGACATATTGGTGCTGAATGCGGGCGTCGAGCGGCGCAAGCCCTGGACCGAGGTCACCCCGGCCGATTTCGAGCAGGGAACGGAGGTCAACCTGCTCGCCAATGTACGATTGCTGCAGCTTTTTGTTCCCCCGATGCAGGAGCGCGGTTGGGGACGGGTGCTGAGCATTGGCAGTATCCAGCAGCAGCGGCCGCATCTGGAATCTCTCGTCTACGCCAGCACGAAAACGGCAATGCTGCATATCATGCGCAACCTGGCCCGGCATGCGGCGCCCCATGGCGTAACGCTCAACAATCTGGCGCCGGGTGCCACCCGCACCCCCAAAAGCGATGCCCGTTACGAGGACGCGGCGTTCCGGGACAGGGTTATTCAGAAAATTCCGGCGGCGCGCGAAGGTCGTCCGGAAGACCTTGTGGGCGCGGCAATCCTGCTCTGCTCTGACGCTGGCGCCTACATTACCGGGGCGGACCTGTTCGTCGATGGCGGCCGGAGCCTCTTCGATGGAAGCTAG
- a CDS encoding mandelate racemase/muconate lactonizing enzyme family protein — protein sequence MLPPSVTAADVKITDVIAHPMLHEAPSSGGTSWKNTDRMSIVIIEIRTDAGIVGIGECLGRFGSTAYAEAVRQLFLPKLLGKSPFAAVDLQLDMRRAHSGRAGGMTGECMSGIDIALWDIMGKVAGLPISALLGGGIGKKVPCYGCSVPWTEDESKIKDIVDRAKARGFSMIKVKFGGPLKEGVRHLELVRKLAGEDMQLSADANWDFSLADAVPLGNAMAALGYVWLEEPLPPEDIDGYRKLAERVSVPLAAGESDYNGWHAAQLIGSRAIGFIQPNVTRSGGITETRRIYDLAHLHHVAYAPHNGGSGIVCDVATLHLAAAAPNLYMVESVWSDDPFKSDLGSIKRSSDRLSNGMVSVPDGPGLGLELDWDLVRRSAPKD from the coding sequence ATGCTTCCGCCCAGCGTAACAGCTGCCGACGTCAAGATCACCGACGTCATCGCCCATCCCATGCTGCATGAGGCTCCCAGCTCGGGCGGCACCTCATGGAAAAATACCGATCGCATGTCGATCGTGATCATCGAAATTCGCACCGATGCCGGCATTGTCGGCATTGGCGAATGCCTGGGCCGCTTTGGCTCGACGGCCTATGCCGAAGCGGTGCGCCAGCTTTTCCTGCCCAAGCTGTTGGGCAAGTCGCCATTTGCGGCGGTGGATCTGCAGCTCGACATGCGCCGGGCGCATTCGGGCCGTGCCGGGGGCATGACGGGCGAATGCATGTCCGGCATCGACATCGCGCTTTGGGATATTATGGGCAAGGTCGCAGGCCTGCCCATCTCCGCCCTGCTCGGCGGCGGCATCGGCAAGAAGGTGCCCTGTTATGGCTGCTCTGTGCCGTGGACGGAGGATGAGAGCAAGATCAAGGACATCGTCGACCGGGCCAAGGCCAGAGGCTTTTCCATGATCAAGGTCAAGTTTGGCGGTCCGTTGAAGGAAGGCGTGCGTCACCTTGAACTGGTGCGCAAACTGGCCGGCGAGGACATGCAGCTCTCGGCCGACGCCAACTGGGACTTTTCGCTCGCCGACGCTGTGCCGCTGGGCAATGCCATGGCAGCACTTGGCTATGTCTGGCTGGAAGAACCGCTGCCGCCCGAGGACATTGACGGCTATCGCAAGCTGGCCGAGCGAGTGTCAGTTCCATTGGCTGCGGGAGAAAGCGACTATAATGGCTGGCACGCCGCGCAACTGATCGGATCGCGCGCCATCGGCTTTATCCAACCCAACGTCACCCGATCGGGCGGCATTACCGAAACCCGGCGCATCTACGATCTCGCCCATCTCCACCACGTCGCCTATGCCCCCCATAATGGTGGCAGCGGCATTGTCTGCGACGTCGCGACCCTGCATCTGGCCGCAGCTGCACCCAACCTCTACATGGTCGAGTCGGTTTGGAGCGATGATCCGTTCAAGTCCGATCTCGGCTCGATCAAGCGTTCCAGTGACCGCCTCAGCAATGGCATGGTTTCGGTGCCGGACGGACCGGGCCTCGGTCTGGAGCTGGATTGGGACCTGGTTCGTCGCAGCGCTCCCAAGGACTAG
- a CDS encoding ABC transporter substrate-binding protein, giving the protein MTKPTMALTRRHAMALLGATTAGTLLGGRAFGQQTTLDIFGHRVHQNAATTGNGGDLIGPFTTQTGIGVNWTVLGDNNAIHERLLREVSLSSGGIDVGYMLNRYATPQNLSLFEPLDEFMAEKPVEAFDDFSPGLLAPVQHEGKLYGLPVRHATNTVVYNEKILEERGIAVPTTFEEFLAAARQGTFKRDNGQDVFGLAFSGMQLSFFVSMARAYGGDYMTADGKITANEEPIIRALTALAELYAEGVIPRGFTADSGDDSTVLSNQGRALFTLSNYAGLVRRNSPEESGEYAGSFKPLHLPMAADFQAAGPYAGTIEFWSIMIPRNGTKKQAAYDLIHTLTTPDAQVAMALNGNGPTRWSVYARPEIQQLLPFADHEAAALASARPHLPAFNEVARVQDIFLEESQAAVLGHKAPEQAMADAVRRAEPLVGAG; this is encoded by the coding sequence ATGACGAAACCAACTATGGCGCTCACCAGGCGCCACGCAATGGCGCTACTCGGCGCGACAACAGCGGGAACGCTGCTTGGCGGCCGCGCCTTTGGCCAGCAGACCACGCTGGATATTTTCGGCCACCGCGTGCACCAGAATGCCGCCACTACGGGCAATGGCGGCGATCTGATCGGTCCATTCACAACCCAAACCGGTATCGGGGTGAACTGGACGGTGCTGGGCGACAACAATGCGATCCACGAGCGCCTGCTGCGCGAGGTTTCGCTGTCCTCGGGCGGTATCGATGTGGGCTATATGCTCAACCGCTATGCGACCCCGCAGAACCTGTCGCTGTTCGAGCCACTCGACGAATTCATGGCCGAAAAGCCCGTCGAGGCTTTCGATGATTTCAGCCCAGGCCTCTTGGCCCCGGTGCAGCACGAAGGCAAGCTCTACGGCTTGCCGGTGCGTCACGCGACGAACACTGTGGTCTACAACGAGAAAATTCTCGAAGAACGCGGCATTGCCGTGCCCACGACCTTCGAGGAATTCCTGGCAGCGGCGCGGCAGGGCACCTTCAAGCGCGACAATGGGCAGGACGTGTTCGGTCTTGCCTTCAGCGGCATGCAATTGTCCTTCTTCGTGAGCATGGCTCGCGCCTATGGCGGCGACTACATGACGGCCGATGGCAAGATCACGGCCAATGAGGAACCTATCATCCGCGCTCTGACTGCCCTGGCCGAACTCTATGCCGAAGGCGTCATCCCAAGGGGGTTCACCGCCGACAGCGGCGATGACTCGACCGTTCTGAGCAACCAGGGCCGCGCCCTCTTTACCCTGTCAAACTATGCGGGCCTGGTGCGACGCAATTCGCCCGAGGAAAGCGGCGAATATGCCGGCTCGTTCAAACCGCTGCACCTGCCTATGGCCGCAGACTTTCAAGCAGCAGGGCCCTATGCTGGGACGATCGAATTCTGGTCGATCATGATCCCACGCAATGGCACCAAGAAGCAGGCCGCCTACGATCTGATTCATACGCTGACAACGCCGGACGCTCAGGTCGCCATGGCGCTCAATGGCAATGGCCCAACGCGCTGGTCTGTCTATGCCCGGCCCGAGATTCAGCAATTGCTGCCCTTTGCCGACCACGAGGCAGCAGCGCTCGCTTCTGCCCGTCCGCACCTGCCGGCCTTCAACGAAGTGGCCCGCGTCCAGGATATCTTCCTCGAGGAAAGCCAGGCCGCTGTCCTTGGGCACAAGGCGCCTGAACAGGCCATGGCCGATGCCGTACGCCGCGCCGAACCGCTGGTCGGCGCCGGCTGA
- a CDS encoding FadR/GntR family transcriptional regulator produces the protein MVDDEFELPSAEAASVRLGGVVLEWLSQAILDGRLKVGDPLPAESRLAAAFGVSKPVVREAVRELVALGVVHIQQGKVARVRAVDAAPLVQFFRFAVSENDHGLADANELRKLIEPQAAVLAARRGTAADQARLTQTIAAIENSVGRPEAFTDADIAFHEAIAAMTGNRLLSLQMQGLRSVIRGVSQILTMRPARTTQEWDATVQRHRAIYEAIIARDEARASSAMLEHFGAADAAIDQLAASWRSQRGETSAA, from the coding sequence ATGGTCGACGACGAGTTCGAATTACCCAGCGCCGAGGCGGCTTCCGTGCGCCTCGGAGGGGTGGTGCTTGAGTGGCTGAGTCAGGCAATTCTCGATGGCCGGCTGAAAGTCGGTGACCCATTGCCGGCCGAGTCGCGCCTGGCCGCCGCCTTTGGCGTCAGCAAGCCCGTGGTGCGAGAGGCCGTGCGTGAACTGGTCGCGCTCGGCGTCGTCCATATCCAGCAAGGGAAGGTGGCGCGGGTACGAGCCGTGGATGCCGCCCCCCTGGTGCAGTTTTTCCGCTTTGCCGTCAGCGAAAATGATCACGGGCTCGCCGACGCCAATGAATTGCGAAAGCTGATCGAGCCCCAGGCGGCCGTGCTGGCGGCCCGGCGCGGCACGGCAGCCGATCAGGCCCGGCTGACCCAGACGATCGCCGCCATTGAAAATAGCGTGGGCCGTCCGGAAGCCTTTACCGACGCCGATATCGCTTTCCACGAAGCCATCGCGGCAATGACCGGCAACCGGCTGCTGTCGCTTCAGATGCAGGGTTTGCGGTCGGTCATTCGCGGCGTGAGCCAGATACTCACCATGCGGCCCGCTCGCACTACCCAGGAATGGGATGCGACCGTGCAACGCCACCGCGCCATCTATGAAGCGATCATCGCCCGGGACGAGGCGCGTGCCTCAAGCGCGATGCTGGAGCACTTCGGTGCAGCCGATGCTGCAATCGATCAATTGGCGGCTTCGTGGCGCAGTCAACGCGGCGAGACATCCGCGGCCTGA